From Toxorhynchites rutilus septentrionalis strain SRP chromosome 2, ASM2978413v1, whole genome shotgun sequence, a single genomic window includes:
- the LOC129769747 gene encoding RING-type E3 ubiquitin-protein ligase PPIL2 yields MGKKQHQKDKMYLTYTEWSELYGGHKPDSAENEQVKFKRLPFDHCCLSMVPFEHPYCDKNGNVFELSAIVDFIKHFKVNPVTGEALDGKSLIKLNFTKNHEGQYHCPILFKPFSKNSHIVANGKTGNIFSYEAIEQLNVKAKNWKDLIDDTSFVRKDLITIQDPSNLEKFNITTFHHIRKNLRVLTEEEQAEKKDPQGRLKTISMETREILTQLEKDYKAPEVKQAEHKMADKFNAAHYSTGAVAAAFTSTSMVPVLNHEAAIIEEDVIRYERVKKKGYVRLLTNFGALNLELYCDQVPKTCENFLKHCTTGYYNGCIFHRSIRNFMIQGGDPTGVGNGGTSIWGKKFTDEIKPNLTHSGRGILAMANSGPNTNGSQFFITYRSCRHLDGKHTIFGKLVGGLEVLTEMERVEVDNRDRPIENIFIQRVQVFVDPFQEADEQLANERSAELERIQREVQEKEKKSTKAQPLQVFRSGVGKYLDKDRAKKLAEPDSASVSGANLNQTKKRKIEEKISKLGNFSSW; encoded by the exons ATGGGTAAAAAACAGCATCAGAAGGATAAAAT GTACTTGACTTACACCGAGTGGTCCGAGTTGTACGGTGGTCACAAACCGGACTCGGCCGAAAATGAACAGGTCAAGTTTAAACGGCTTCCGTTCGATCACTGCTGCCTCTCGATGGTACCATTCGAACATCCGTATTGCGACAAAAATGGGAACGTTTTCGAACTCTCGGCGATCGTCGATTTCATAAAGCACTTCAAAGTGAACCCGGTTACGGGAGAAGCACTGGATGGAAAATCGTTGATAAAGCTAAACTTCACCAAGAACCATGAGGGTCAGTATCATTGCCCGATTCTTTTCAAGCCATTTTCGAAGAATTCGCACATTGTTGCCAATGGCAAAACGGGCAATATTTTCTCGTACGAGGCCATTGAACAGCTGAACGTGAAAGCCAAAAACTGGAAGGATTTGATCGATGATACATCTTTTGTGAGGAAGGATCTAATCACGATACAAGACCCTAGCAATTTGGAGAAGTTTAATATCACTACCTTTCATCATATAAGGAAAAATCTTCGAGTTCTAACGGAAGAAGAGCAAGCCGAAAAGAAGGATCCTCAGGGCAGACTGAAAACCATTTCAATGGAAACGAGGGAGATATTGACGCAGCTGGAGAAGGACTATAAAGCGCCAGAGGTGAAGCAGGCTGAACACAAGATGGCGGATAAATTTAACGCCGCTCACTATTCGACGGGTGCCGTTGCGGCGGCTTTCACCTCAACTTCGATGGTTCCGGTGTTGAATCACGAAGCCGCCATCATCGAGGAGGACGTGATACGCTACGAGCGGGTCAAGAAAAAGGGCTACGTTCGGCTGCTAACCAACTTTGGTGCGCTAAATTTGGAACTCTATTGCGATCAAGTTCCGAAGACTTGTGAAAATTTCCTCAAGCACTGCACCACTGGTTACTACAATGGGTGTATATTCCATCGGTCGATAAGGAATTTTATGATCCAGGGTGGAGATCCCACTGGGGTTGGTAATGGTGGCACATCGATTTGGGGGAAAAAATTTACCGATGAAATTAAACCTAATTTGACTCACTCCGGTAGGGGGATTCTGGCGATGGCTAACTCCGGACCGAACACAAACGGATCGCAATT CTTCATAACGTACCGCTCTTGTCGTCATCTGGATGGCAAACATACAATTTTTGGCAAATTGGTCGGTGGGCTCGAGGTGCTAACCGAGATGGAACGGGTTGAGGTGGACAACCGCGATCGTCCAATCGAGAACATTTTCATCCAACGCGTACAGGTGTTTGTGGATCCATTCCAAGAAGCAGATGAGCAGCTGGCCAACGAACGGTCGGCGGAACTGGAACGCATCCAACGAGAGGTGCAGGAAAAAGAGAAGAAATCTACTAAAGCTCAGCCGTTGCAAGTGTTTCGATCCGGTGTTGGAAAGTATTTAGATAAGGATCGGGCGAAAAAGCTGGCAGAGCCGGATTCGGCATCTGTCAGTGGTGCGAATCTTAATCAAACGAAGAAACGAAAAATAGAGGAGAAAATCAGCAAACTTGGGAACTTTAGCTCCTGGTAA
- the LOC129769748 gene encoding uncharacterized protein LOC129769748 isoform X2 encodes MIGLKPATKENILYYYMPLQSMVSYAALSVNVMNPSIAVRYLPKRDVTNFLLLHTLFGTTLYFYSRPHLAVVSNKRRVAFSICGSVLFSFGSVLVWAVLRSAIARNKSLATALGLSSGFIMAKLTYDYLDSNDKQVVAKKN; translated from the exons ATGATTGGCTTGAAGCCAGCCACAAAGGAGAATATTCTTTACTACTATATGCCCCTGCAAAGTATGGTTAGCTATGCAGCTTTGTCCGTAAATGTCATGAACCCATCGATCGCTGTCAG GTATCTTCCCAAACGAGACGTTACGAATTTCCTGCTGCTGCACACCTTGTTTGGAACCACACTTTACTTCTATAGCCGACCACATTTGGCCGTAGtctcgaataagcgtcgtgtcGCCTTCAGCATTTGTGGATCAGTTCTGTTCAGTTTTGGTTCCGTGCTAGTTTGGGCCGTCCTACGGAGTGCTATTGCACGTAACAAGAGCCTGGCCACGGCTTTGGGTCTGTCGTCAGGTTTTATTATGGCGAAGCTGACGTACGATTATCTCGATAGCAACGATAAACAGGTGGTGGCCAAGAAGAATTAA
- the LOC129769748 gene encoding uncharacterized protein LOC129769748 isoform X1, with amino-acid sequence MLDTDQSLAKMIGLKPATKENILYYYMPLQSMVSYAALSVNVMNPSIAVRYLPKRDVTNFLLLHTLFGTTLYFYSRPHLAVVSNKRRVAFSICGSVLFSFGSVLVWAVLRSAIARNKSLATALGLSSGFIMAKLTYDYLDSNDKQVVAKKN; translated from the exons ATGTTGGATACAGATCAATCCCTTGCGAAAATGATTGGCTTGAAGCCAGCCACAAAGGAGAATATTCTTTACTACTATATGCCCCTGCAAAGTATGGTTAGCTATGCAGCTTTGTCCGTAAATGTCATGAACCCATCGATCGCTGTCAG GTATCTTCCCAAACGAGACGTTACGAATTTCCTGCTGCTGCACACCTTGTTTGGAACCACACTTTACTTCTATAGCCGACCACATTTGGCCGTAGtctcgaataagcgtcgtgtcGCCTTCAGCATTTGTGGATCAGTTCTGTTCAGTTTTGGTTCCGTGCTAGTTTGGGCCGTCCTACGGAGTGCTATTGCACGTAACAAGAGCCTGGCCACGGCTTTGGGTCTGTCGTCAGGTTTTATTATGGCGAAGCTGACGTACGATTATCTCGATAGCAACGATAAACAGGTGGTGGCCAAGAAGAATTAA